The genomic window aggagaaatacctcttcatccactgcccgaccttgaggctgggcctgcccccttggggctctctgagggactctgtctgccgggctcccagcctgggggaggacaacCTCCAGGccgtccggaagcttcttgactattccgctccttcccttcccaaccttctgagagagcaatttttgttcaacatcggcttgagcccccaggatcctgcgagtactccatcttttcttttctcttcttttcttccgtccttcttttttttctttctttctcttctctcttcttttcttctctttttttttttttttgcgtgtcacttcttcctttttcaccccattactgatttccaattttttttttttaggaatggacgccgaagcagcacggatgcttgtcaggggcctcaaggcccacaaaagaaaaggtgtcgcggcctccggatcagcaaagaaggtcagggtggaggagacgagctcgaccgtacCTGTCCAGACGGCTCtcacgatcgacgttccttcggacaccgaaccaacggccccccgggcctcttcaaggagtccaccgactgggcctcccgtttcgggggtccgttccacggaggtgccccggagtcgagagggggatgaggaggaagtcggtggcccacagggggagtagccgccgagccaccgttgaagagtcccttggttccgaagaagagccagagaatccctttaatgacagggacttgatcaagcgactgatcgacggctgcattctgcccgaagtcgtcgagaggatcgaccgcaccgatcctgagcagcgggtttgggactccctgaggtcctttctcgaggtaagcaaatcttcatttaattggcttttcgacccttgttctgaccccctagccgcccttgtagattgggcaccagctccttgccaacatcgaggcgacgaaccgggcgaggagggatgtcaTCCAAGCAGAGGAGCGTCGTTGGGCCGAAGTTGCtcgtctcaaagaaaaggccgccgaagtagttaccctccaagaggccctggagaaagaaaagcaggcccaagAGGAAAagaagcagacctcagaggaggTGGTGAGAAAGGTGGAGGCCAAGGTCatcaatttggcggagcagattccagtcctggtctcggaggccagggttcttgcggtagaggagttcaaggcctccgcggagatgagagacctgaacgtccgattcagtcaggaagcattcatcaagggtttcgagctctgccaggagaaggtggccaaaaaatttctcgagctcgacctcagcttcttggacgaggagtctgaagatgaggccggtccctctcctaccgctactgctgccgcagccccccttccagggacaccgagctccccaactcctaccgcagaggtctgagacctccgaccttgtatatttttttttttactgtaatttttttttttcattttgtctttaagaaacattcactcaataaaaccgaatttctcatcgtggatggcttctcctttcttccttcccctttttgtttttctttctgcaatgagacgcgccttgatgcttttatttctcgatggcagtgtcctgccgtagCACTTCTcctgccccaggggattccgctgaagtccacgatccagcggctgaagaaggaagttcttcatttgataaaagggtcaaagaagatggaaggcgagcttcgcaggttaagggagggttactctgaagccacctcagaggccacccactttcgaaatctccacgtgaaggggaccatggagtacagccggaggaaggcgaaattcgcgaaggagcttgaggaacataaaaagagcgccagcgatcgaatttgggctcaagctgtcaagatcagttctctcagggtgaaactgtcagctgcgcaagagaggatcggccaactggAGGGAAGTTCGtttcggctcttggctcgggccgacggcgatcgggagtggtcgaagaaggtctccgaccttcagcagcagcttcaagatgccgaggtgagctatgacatgCATCAggctggctggcgcaagcaggtggatgaatataaagggagactcagggtggcgatcgatgaagtcgcccgtcttcaagggcagctggctgacagggctcagctcgcttcttctcaggattccaatgaactccagtccctaaaaAGAACTGCCGAAGAGCTttttgtcgcccttggggagaggatggctgagctgcaacaattgaagatctagctggcatgcgagcagcaggccgtcaaggatgcggaggtagaatccgaggtcctgagaaagaggcatcgataggcggagaacgaaagccagcgactccgtcgggcactccaggacgcgctgctgaaaaagagagagctagaagaagaagttgaaaatctgaggcagtcctagataaggggtgaagcagataattcgaggtcggaaggagcagagcttccctagggctctttttggccttctgtctttccatgtatacattttctcttttgttgttttgtcttgcttttgtcgttttgcttttcttcctttggccttctgggcttcgtggtgtatatttcgcaaatggaatgaaaagaggattttgtgttacctcatccacgtattgtattaaattatcgtccgtcgaacctcttttgtcttttgacttgtctgacgttgacgtcgtttggaggtgcccagtcgtcgccacgctgatttgcttttctcgtcgtccatggccgtaggctcgagcttggtggcccgaactccgcattacctcgaaggtgtcgctgttttcttgacctgtgtcgagagccttcttagaggtcggggatgtttggtaggaacttttcgtctttgttgagacgaggttccttaggtctttggtgtggtttgttttttgTCTGTTGTCGGCGTAATTCgttgctttcctttttaattttcctcctctttttgagTGAGGGTCCCCCTTGCTTTTTGAGAGGTCGcacagaagtgtagaggtgccattgaggggacttttttcTTTATCCAATTTGGTTGGGCGGTCGAGTTTTTATCAtcatcgggatgaggttctccttctgttcttgacatagtcgatctcagctcaagtcaggatgaggttcccatcctgttcccaacggggctatgggggcacataagggtcatcgtgagggcctctcccccatccgatctaaaagaatcgggccttcgactttgctcatgttagggcaaggttctcctcctgtccctaacaaggctgtgggggcacatgtgggtgctgtttggcctctccccccatccgatctaagaggaaccgagcctttgactttgctcacgttagggcgaggtcctcctcctgtccctgacgtggccatgggggcacataagggcgttgtagggcctctccccccatccggtctaaaagaaccgagcctttgactttgctcatgttagggcgaggttctcctcctgtccctaacatggctgtgggggcacgtaagggcgttGAAagacctcttcccccatccggtctaagagaaccggacctttgactttgctcatgttaggacaaggttctcctcctgtccctaacatgactgtgggggtactcaagggccgttatatgggcctctcccccggtccgaccttaaaataatcagactttcattttgctcatgttaggacgaggttctcctcctgttcctaacatgaccttgttttaattgtttgaaggggtcgcccccaatcgtaacaagtccatgccgaaagggaaagacatggcgaggttctcctcctgtccctaacatggctgtgggggtacttaagggctgttatatgggcctctccctcggtccgaccttaaaataatcagactttcattttgctcatgttaggatgaggttctcctcctattcctaacatgatcttattttaattgtttgaaggggtcgcccccaatcgtaacaagtccatgccgaaagggaaagacatgcaaagtcgaaaggaattttgattcgaagcaaagtcgtgagtagtacatttacaggtttcccgagttccatggtcgtggaaggtctgctccttcttgaggccctccggtgatggagtcgatggtcccgattggaggccgatctccgggctgctcctccctccttggctgttcaggttgcggcagggcccttggtcgatcttctctaccctcaggccggcatcgaatgaatctgtcgagtcgacctcgccggatgagctcctcgatctcgtctcggagctggatgcattcctccgtgtcgtggtcgtggtcgcggtggtagagacagaacttgttggggttgcgcttcccggggtggtgcgcatcctctctagcctagggagctgctccctgacctccatcagtacctgggtcttcgaggcattgagggagacgtagttgcggaatctttccggtggagaaccctaccgaaccccgcgatccagacttctctgcctacataccCGGAGAGGAGTGTGGACACACCTGTGCccaagaggggatcgagaatgcggtcgagcttctctcgaccttttttcgactgcgggcttactcgagtctcccgcctgtcgctctctcgcagtctcctcatccttcattttgaaggcttcctctgctcggacgtacccttcagcccgagccaataaatcgacaaaatttctggggtacttcttctccagggagaacaaaaggtcgttcttctggaggccgcccttcagagcggccattgctaccgattggtccaaattctggacctccaacgctgcgacattgaaacagttgatgtaggtccgaatggactccccctccctctgcttgatattaatgagggactccgaacccttccgggggtgccggctgctgacaaaatgggccacaaattggtgactcatctgatcgaagaaaaagatggtacctgacttcagtgtcgagtaccagtttctcgtcgctcccttcaaggtggatgggaaggctcggcatagaatggcgtcgggtgcaccatgaagcagcatcatcgtccggaaggcctccagatgatcaaccgggtccgaagtcccatcgtagctttcaaactgggggagtttgaagtttggcgggatcggttcctgcatgatcatttgagaaaagggagggtcagtgcaaatatcctcaccataagcggggggagcgtggcggagttcttcgatccatcggttcatctcctggagtctccggtctagaaaatcctctcgacttcgggtctcgagggtcctctagtagaatggaggtagggatcttccagaggtggagtcgtgatccgattgagggctctccaccctcgggttcatcttcccaggaaaaatggggcggctagcccaagtggcccgccccaccgtcggattctgatgttccggtgacactctttccaggcgcactgatgcctgcggctgctgctgctgttgtatggcctgcacagcttcggtgaggcctctgacctactgtgccagcagatcaaattgctccgcaccgaccatcgttgtcggaggaggaggaggctggaaaactggaggtgaggtcggagcctgagatctggccgcggaggtcgtggatcgccatgtggatgccttacggggaggcatcaggcaaagaccaagtggaggaaggaggggagggcgccggaaaagatgcccgggggcaatcccgttgagtgctcctttaagaataagggtactgcgaaggttcaccccttcctctagcgccaatcctattggtgcaaaaatccgcttgcgccggagaagctggaatcgcggtcgccgccgggacctgcaaaaaaagtctaaaccagaggtggggttgcttcggcaagaccctccgacgctcaagtcagttctctgcttcaacaagaatggagtgctcgaacgaaaattttagcagagtttctaggtaaaaatgagagcttagagaataacgtatctgggatcccccttttataggcggagggggcaacaaactgatgacgatgtctgtaaccgtctggcagtgggccgcccagagtcaggaggagtttgttacggagagtagtggactggacccgtggctatcaccggggcgagccacgtggagtctgccacggggagcggagcggcgtccgttgttgcgacttgccagagaatggaagaatcgcgcggtatccatcgtaggaagtggagcaggatcgtggccattattagggcctgccagggagtgatggagccgcgtggaatccatcgcaggaggtggaacaGGATTGTGGccattgctgcggcctgccagggggtccaggtccatcggccggagttcggctggggtgtctggcggagagaggcggctagctacccgtctgagaggagcttggagtctggctctcgcaggagcccggatggagtcttctttcagttgaagtcggggatgaagtctggctcccacaggagctcggatggagttttCCCGCAGCGAGGGCTGGAGacgagcgaagtctggctcccacaggagttcgagcgaagtctacctgcaattggagttgggggcgaagtctggctcccgtaggagttcggatgaagtttacctgcagctggagtcgtgggcagagtccggatcccgtaggagcccgggcggagcctgcagatgaagtcgtgggcgaggtccggctcccgtaggagtccgaatgaagtttacctgcaattagagtcagggacgaagtccggctcccgtaggagtccggtcagagtttacctgcagctgaagccgtggacgaggtccggctcccgtaggagtccggtcggagtttacctacagctgaagccgtggacgaggtccggctcccgtaggagtccggacggagtctacaggtgaagttgtgggcgaggtccggctcccgtagaagtccggatgaagtttacctgcaattagagtcagggacgaagtccggctcccgtaggagtccgatcggagtttacctgcagctaaagccgtggacgaggtccggctcccgtaggagtctggtcggagtttacctacagctgaagccatggacgaggtccggctcccgtaggagtccgaacggagtctgcaagtgaagtcgtgggcgaggtccggctcccgtaggagtccggacgaagtctgcaggtgaagtcatggacgaggtccagcttccgtaggagtccagacagaatttacctgcagctgaagccgtggacgaggtccggctcccgtaggagtccggacggagtctgcaggtgaagttgtgggcgaggtccggctcccgtaggagtccggatgaagtttacctgcaattagagtcagggacgaagtccggctcccgtaggagtccggtcggagtttacctgcagctgaagccgtagacgaggtctggctcccgtaggagtccggtcggagtttacctgcagctgaagccgtggacgaggtccgactcccgtaggagtctggacggagtctgcaggtgaagtcgtgggcgaggtccagctcccgtagaagtccggacgaagtctgcaggtgaagtcgtgggcgaggtccggcttccgtaggagtccgaacgtagcgaagaatctggtcgacgctggcggggtcctgcccatcggcaaaacttgggagtgtggcggaggctcggccgcccaggaggtttgaagagatgttgccggaggtcgaaagtcagttggatccccggagggtcactcccatcacgaacttcggctgggggatattttatacccaacaccagatatattaaaaattaataaaatagattgaaaaaatcTCTCACAGTCCTCTTTTATATGGACAGAATTTTCTTTTCTCAAATGCTCAAAGGGCGCAATGGAGCTCATTTAGTGTTCAATTTACTTCCTTTTCCCTAACTCACTTAACTATCTTCTCTAACTCACCTGAGTGATGTTTTTTAGATCGATGGGAATGATGGTTCTCTTCTCAATTTATAGATGTGAAAGGGCACTCGGGTATCATTCATTGCCTCATATGATCCATCTATTGCCTCTTCATGCTTCTCTTTAAATTACACATTTCACTTTAAGATACCATGTGAGAAATAGTTAATTTTAAGAGAGGAGATATCATAtgagaaataattaatttaacaCTTCAATCATACACTACCCTTTATCCTAGCCCTTGACTTAGGCCGCATCATCAATCTTTCCTACAACCCTAGAGCCAATGGATGTTAGCAATCTATCCACTCACCTCAACTTTAGTTTTTAGACTACCCTCTCTCAATCAATCATAGGCATTAAGCCTCCCATCCTCCTCTATAAAGGTCCCTCTTCTCTCccaaaaaataattagaaatcCTTGGTTGAAAATTGGGTAGAAATAGCTAAACTATGGGAATCTTTTCTACTTTGATTCCACCAAAACCTATCCTAAGCCTAAATTATTCTCTAATATCTCTCCTCCCTCGAAATCCTAACACTATAAACCTTGCaatcaaagaagaaagaagaaggccTTTCAAGGAGCTTTGGGTGCCAAACTTCTCTGCTCTCTCCCTCTTACTCTCTTTAATTCTTATAACCTAATCTCCCTCTAGAACCTCCTTTGAGGAGTAGACGCGGTATACCTTTGGGTCCTTCCTCATTATTAATATAAAATCAATTCAAGCAAGGTTCAGGGCACTGGTATGTACCATCCTATATTAGAAGGATTATACCATACCATTACTAAATTGATATTTGGTCACGGGGCATACTGAATGGCAAAATGCCAAATTGATCTCATATCAGGCATATATCAATATTGTACTAACATAATACCAGAATGGGGTCCAATACAGTGATTGTGAACCTTGAACTTAAGCCTTGTCCAAATAGATTTCTAGCTATCTTAGCTAGGTTGCAACTCTAATCCATAACCCAAGGGGAAAGGCAGCACTGAATCCTCATGGAGTTTGAAGCATGATATCTTCTCTTgtataagaacttcatcatagtaTGTATGAGAACATGTGCTGTAATAACAACTATATGCATAGTAGTGGATGGATGGTTTCCTGCTTTAACACTATATATGCTTTATAGCTCATTTATATAAACATCTTATGCCTTTTGTGACCTGAAATTATGCTCTGATGTCTAAGTCTGATTCTGTTTCTCTAGCATCATGCACCTCAATCATGATTAAATTAGCTCTTATAGAGCATATTTGGGAAAGCAATGAGACTAAAATGAGTTGATATGAGAGTTTTGAGGAGACTGCAAAATTGTATGCAGTAATTGATGCTTGTTGCTGGCAATAAATAGTGATTTTCTTGACCTTAACATACTAATGTGCATCCAACATATATAATATAGTATGTGGGTTATTTTGTTTTCTGATCCTAAGTACGGTAGTGTGGTGGGTTGCACATGGTTTTGATGAGAGCTCATGAGAGATTAGAGATTAGAAATGTTCGACCCGAGGTGGCCAAATTTGTTGGACCATAGAAGAGATATTGGGAATTGATGCACCATGTTAGTTAGAAACTTGGTACCATTCTCTTACATTATTGTTATCCCATCGCTTGGCTGCTTCCTCTATGAAAGAGAGGCAACAGTTGTGACTTGGAGATGGTAATACTAATGGTGATTGCATGACGTATCTTGGTGGGAGATGCTAGACTTTGGGTTAGCATTAGAATCAACACAAGTAGTTTCGCATTTACAGAGCTCTCAAATTATGTAGAATAGTGAGAAGACTTTGGCTGTGTTTTGAGTTCTACATTGGATAAGATTCCACCCTCTTAAGTTGATACTCTAGGAGCAACCCAATACCTATAGTGAATCACCAAAAGCTCATCGTCCCCTCTTCTATCCCTGGTTTCCTTTGTTCTCTCTTGCAACTCCAGGATTTTGAGCAGTGGAGACCAAGAAATGTTTTGTTGTTCCTCCAATAACAATGATCTGCTCTATTGATTCGTGGTAAGCTTCTGTTCACTATGAGTGTTAATAAGCAACCATGCATGTGCTATAAAGCACTTGAACTAATTCAAAATTGCAcgttatatcagaaaaatattaatAAGAAGAAGAATATCTTATATATGGTCCCCAATAACTGAAAGAcaaaaatattaatgatatttttacaatgatatttaCAGCGTAATACTGACAGTTCTCACAATCAGTATGTAAAAAAAAACTTGATTGTCAAATCATATAGCATATATATGCTGATGTGTCCAACTGGGCTTcctattttgatcataaaaatcCGAGGGTCATGCCAGTGCCAAATGGACAAAATTCTTGTTTATTCCAAAATTCAAAAGCTCCATGACATGAACTGACTTATATTCTTCCAGTGACTTTAGAATCTGTCACCATAGAATGCTTGGATGGTGAACTTGAACCCCTGAAAGGACTGTGGCTAATGAACAATTTTCCAAACTTCTTCAtagaattcatcaatttcttagaaCTGGACTTCTCCAAGTCTTGCTTCATGCATGCATGTCCTTTCTCAAGATCATTGATCCGTACCCGCATCCGAGCCAGCTCAAGTTTCAGCTCACGGTTCTCTCTCCTTAGTGATGCATAGTTATCTCGAGGAGACATTGCTGCACTGAGTGCTCCATTGCTGATCCGCCGTGATTGGTATGCTGTTTTCTGGTTGTCTTCTGAAAAAGAGCAGCATAGAGCATTTCGGAGTCTTAACTGTTCGATATAGAGAACCTGAACAATTGCCTGAAGCGGAAGTCGTTCATTTTGTGCAGCATGAGCACTAGCTTCCTCTGAGAGCTTTTGAAAATCAATGAGTTTGCAGAGCCTCTTCCTTTCTAAATCTGACAGTCCCTGATGAGCCTGAAAAATAAAATGGGATAGGTGAGTCTAAATCCACCATAAGAATCAATTATCAgtgtagatttaaatttaattaacaaCATCTAGCACTAGCATAATCAAGTTTAATCAGTGAAAAATGGGTGATTCCTAGTAGCCTGAAGGCCCACAAGGGTAGAATCGGTTGATGTTCAAATCACTTTATAAATTAAACATAAGATAGCTGTTTCATTAACCACCTTTCTAGTTGAATTAAATATACACAAGCAACCAATCTATGTTGCTTATATATTAGGGGAAGATGTGAAATCTCATTACTAGGATCAGTGCTCCAAGTAGCCTCCCAATGGTCTTTCTTCTTAAACATAGATACCTCGATGAACTAGTGGGGCTTTGCACTTATTTTCCTtcatggtataaataagagaaattaTGGACAAAGATAACAAGCTCTTTTTGAGATGTAGTATTGCAAGAAAATATATGGGGCTTTGCACTTATTTTCCTTCacggtataaataagagaaattaTGGACAAAGATAACAAGCTCTTTTCGAGATGTAGTATTGCAAGAAAATAtatagtatgtatgtatgtatatatgtatatatgtatatctatatatgtatatatatatatgtgtgtgtgtgtgtgtgtgtgtgtgtgtgtgtgtgtacactaTGATTTTTAAGTTGTGGAATTATATAAAAGATCTTACCTTGAGGTAAATATCAACAGCACGATACAATCCATCATCTGTTGTGCGTGCATATCCTGGTAAGGTATCTGCAATGACAACGAATTTGGCAAGCTTAAGATTTGCATCTGGAGCAATTTCAGCTAGGTAATTGTCCACTAATTTTGCAACTTTGACTAATGCTGTCTGAGAGGGAGGATTAGGACCATCAGAATCATAACCCGAACCTCCATCCTCACTCTCATCCTGCTGAGAGAAGATTACGAGAATCCTGTGAATTGTGTCAACATCAAATAATGTGTCCCCGGCATGCTGAAAAGATGGTATTAAAAGATCATCAAGAGTTGCCATTTCGAGTTGTGACCCAATTCTCCTCTCAAGATTTAACCTGCAGGACATTGTGCAATCAAGCATCACTGCTGACCGCAGGAGCCCAAACAGAAAACTCATTGGCACAGCAACTTTTTCTGCAGGCAGAAGACTAGCGATAGTCTCAACCACTGTTTTTTCCTCAAAACCAACGGAACCAGGCATTAGTCCAACTCTGGGACGACTTGTTGCAGTCCATAAGGTAGGTTTCCTCTTGAACAGCTTCTCTGCATAATTCACCAGTGATGCTCCAATGCTCTCAGGATGGACTCCTCGACATTTCATTGCTTCTATGACTCTTTGATACAAGTCAATCCGAAGGACTGAGAGGTCTTCAATCCACCAGTCACCATTACATTTTGCCTGTTTGTTCATATGAAGCCTTCCAGAACTGCTGTATTCTAAACGTGAGAAGCTTGAGGCTATCTGCTCTGCACAAGCCTTTGAAGCTATTGCATCTGTACACCTTCCAACTATGTTAAGTTCATCTGCAAGTGGAAAAAGGCCTTCACATTGTTGCAAGACTTCAACAGACATTTCAAGGCTTTTACAGACAACACCATCAAGGTAAGCTTCTGAACGGGAGGCAAGGTTTTCATTTGCATATTCTTCTGTCATCTCTAGGTAATCTGACACACAACATAGTTGAGCAACATTTGCAGTCGTGATCTCAAAGTTTACACCGTAGCAAAATTTGGCAGCCAGCTCAAAGGAGTCAGCACCACCAGGTAAGGTAAGCAACTCTATCCTTGCAATATCGGCATCTCTGTGTTCTGCTATCAACTTCCGAATTCGACCACTTCGGGAGATGAGTGGAAACTGCATTTCTTCAGATTGGAAcagttaaaatattttgaaatgtctgatagaacaaaagatgggCACTTAGTAATAAAGTATTTGGTAGCATCTATCAAGTTTTCAGACGCATACAGGTAGGTGAGCTGGCCAGTGTACAGGTGGCTCTGCTGTGAGTGATGAAAACTAGAAGACATCAATGTTGGTCCATTGAAGGATACAGAAGAATATTGTACCAGGAAAAAGGAAGGATAGCGAG from Elaeis guineensis isolate ETL-2024a chromosome 9, EG11, whole genome shotgun sequence includes these protein-coding regions:
- the LOC105035263 gene encoding BTB/POZ domain-containing protein At5g48800 isoform X1, with protein sequence MSAPPRATSMERVQQQHLPLPIGSSQQQQQQQERCDDWIFFDVPSDITIDVNGVSFKLHKFPLISRSGRIRKLIAEHRDADIARIELLTLPGGADSFELAAKFCYGVNFEITTANVAQLCCVSDYLEMTEEYANENLASRSEAYLDGVVCKSLEMSVEVLQQCEGLFPLADELNIVGRCTDAIASKACAEQIASSFSRLEYSSSGRLHMNKQAKCNGDWWIEDLSVLRIDLYQRVIEAMKCRGVHPESIGASLVNYAEKLFKRKPTLWTATSRPRVGLMPGSVGFEEKTVVETIASLLPAEKVAVPMSFLFGLLRSAVMLDCTMSCRLNLERRIGSQLEMATLDDLLIPSFQHAGDTLFDVDTIHRILVIFSQQDESEDGGSGYDSDGPNPPSQTALVKVAKLVDNYLAEIAPDANLKLAKFVVIADTLPGYARTTDDGLYRAVDIYLKAHQGLSDLERKRLCKLIDFQKLSEEASAHAAQNERLPLQAIVQVLYIEQLRLRNALCCSFSEDNQKTAYQSRRISNGALSAAMSPRDNYASLRRENRELKLELARMRVRINDLEKGHACMKQDLEKSSSKKLMNSMKKFGKLFISHSPFRGSSSPSKHSMVTDSKVTGRI
- the LOC105035263 gene encoding BTB/POZ domain-containing protein At5g48800 isoform X3, with the protein product MQFPLISRSGRIRKLIAEHRDADIARIELLTLPGGADSFELAAKFCYGVNFEITTANVAQLCCVSDYLEMTEEYANENLASRSEAYLDGVVCKSLEMSVEVLQQCEGLFPLADELNIVGRCTDAIASKACAEQIASSFSRLEYSSSGRLHMNKQAKCNGDWWIEDLSVLRIDLYQRVIEAMKCRGVHPESIGASLVNYAEKLFKRKPTLWTATSRPRVGLMPGSVGFEEKTVVETIASLLPAEKVAVPMSFLFGLLRSAVMLDCTMSCRLNLERRIGSQLEMATLDDLLIPSFQHAGDTLFDVDTIHRILVIFSQQDESEDGGSGYDSDGPNPPSQTALVKVAKLVDNYLAEIAPDANLKLAKFVVIADTLPGYARTTDDGLYRAVDIYLKAHQGLSDLERKRLCKLIDFQKLSEEASAHAAQNERLPLQAIVQVLYIEQLRLRNALCCSFSEDNQKTAYQSRRISNGALSAAMSPRDNYASLRRENRELKLELARMRVRINDLEKGHACMKQDLEKSSSKKLMNSMKKFGKLFISHSPFRGSSSPSKHSMVTDSKVTGRI
- the LOC105035263 gene encoding BTB/POZ domain-containing protein At5g48800 isoform X2, with product MVRWYHVENGKMHGIFFDVPSDITIDVNGVSFKLHKFPLISRSGRIRKLIAEHRDADIARIELLTLPGGADSFELAAKFCYGVNFEITTANVAQLCCVSDYLEMTEEYANENLASRSEAYLDGVVCKSLEMSVEVLQQCEGLFPLADELNIVGRCTDAIASKACAEQIASSFSRLEYSSSGRLHMNKQAKCNGDWWIEDLSVLRIDLYQRVIEAMKCRGVHPESIGASLVNYAEKLFKRKPTLWTATSRPRVGLMPGSVGFEEKTVVETIASLLPAEKVAVPMSFLFGLLRSAVMLDCTMSCRLNLERRIGSQLEMATLDDLLIPSFQHAGDTLFDVDTIHRILVIFSQQDESEDGGSGYDSDGPNPPSQTALVKVAKLVDNYLAEIAPDANLKLAKFVVIADTLPGYARTTDDGLYRAVDIYLKAHQGLSDLERKRLCKLIDFQKLSEEASAHAAQNERLPLQAIVQVLYIEQLRLRNALCCSFSEDNQKTAYQSRRISNGALSAAMSPRDNYASLRRENRELKLELARMRVRINDLEKGHACMKQDLEKSSSKKLMNSMKKFGKLFISHSPFRGSSSPSKHSMVTDSKVTGRI